One Spinacia oleracea cultivar Varoflay chromosome 4, BTI_SOV_V1, whole genome shotgun sequence DNA segment encodes these proteins:
- the LOC110805688 gene encoding uncharacterized protein isoform X1, protein MMSTKEEPPPSLPKLMTLTKGLKLAEEWVKNMPGDVEEAVEIEMECRPSRLGLGAKVPRRSRVGPLTDPVERRLHKKFGLGRKKASGDEDSNPPPKNEIDNDDDDDEENIDSRTNSFSKKRAAALSRIPQAKKKFKSSMTL, encoded by the exons ATGATGAGTACAAAGGAGGAGCCACCACCATCGCTGCCAAAATTGATGACACTTACTAAGGGTTtaaaattg GCTGAAGAGTGGGTTAAGAATATGCCTGGAGATGTGGAGGAAGCAGTGGAAATTGAAATGGAATGTAGACCTTCTAG GCTTGGTCTTGGGGCAAAAGTTCCACGAAGATCCCGAGTTGGGCCTTTAACTGATCCTGTAGAAAGAAGATTGCATAAGAAATTTGGTCTAGGCAGAAAGAAAGCGTCTGGTGATGAGGATTCCAATCCACCTCCAAAGAATGAAATAGATAATGATGATGACGACGACGAAGAAAATATAGATAGCAGAACTAATTCTTTTTCCAAGAAGAGAGCTGCTGCTCTCTCCAGAATACCGCAAGCAAAGAAGAAATTCAA ATCTAGTATGACTCTCTGA
- the LOC110805688 gene encoding uncharacterized protein isoform X2 has product MMSTKEEPPPSLPKLMTLTKGLKLAEEWVKNMPGDVEEAVEIEMECRPSRLGLGAKVPRRSRVGPLTDPVERRLHKKFGLGRKKASGDEDSNPPPKNEIDNDDDDDEENIDSRTNSFSKKRAAALSRIPQAKKKFNMTL; this is encoded by the exons ATGATGAGTACAAAGGAGGAGCCACCACCATCGCTGCCAAAATTGATGACACTTACTAAGGGTTtaaaattg GCTGAAGAGTGGGTTAAGAATATGCCTGGAGATGTGGAGGAAGCAGTGGAAATTGAAATGGAATGTAGACCTTCTAG GCTTGGTCTTGGGGCAAAAGTTCCACGAAGATCCCGAGTTGGGCCTTTAACTGATCCTGTAGAAAGAAGATTGCATAAGAAATTTGGTCTAGGCAGAAAGAAAGCGTCTGGTGATGAGGATTCCAATCCACCTCCAAAGAATGAAATAGATAATGATGATGACGACGACGAAGAAAATATAGATAGCAGAACTAATTCTTTTTCCAAGAAGAGAGCTGCTGCTCTCTCCAGAATACCGCAAGCAAAGAAGAAATTCAA TATGACTCTCTGA
- the LOC110805688 gene encoding uncharacterized protein isoform X3 has product MMSTKEEPPPSLPKLMTLTKGLKLAEEWVKNMPGDVEEAVEIEMECRPSRLGLGAKVPRRSRVGPLTDPVERRLHKKFGLGRKKASGDEDSNPPPKNEIDNDDDDDEENIDSRTNSFSKKRAAALSRIPQAKKKFK; this is encoded by the exons ATGATGAGTACAAAGGAGGAGCCACCACCATCGCTGCCAAAATTGATGACACTTACTAAGGGTTtaaaattg GCTGAAGAGTGGGTTAAGAATATGCCTGGAGATGTGGAGGAAGCAGTGGAAATTGAAATGGAATGTAGACCTTCTAG GCTTGGTCTTGGGGCAAAAGTTCCACGAAGATCCCGAGTTGGGCCTTTAACTGATCCTGTAGAAAGAAGATTGCATAAGAAATTTGGTCTAGGCAGAAAGAAAGCGTCTGGTGATGAGGATTCCAATCCACCTCCAAAGAATGAAATAGATAATGATGATGACGACGACGAAGAAAATATAGATAGCAGAACTAATTCTTTTTCCAAGAAGAGAGCTGCTGCTCTCTCCAGAATACCGCAAGCAAAGAAGAAATTCAAGTAA